One genomic region from Stutzerimonas decontaminans encodes:
- a CDS encoding 2-hydroxy-3-oxopropionate reductase, translated as MAKIGFIGTGIMGKPMASNLQNAGHQLFLSEHHDKAPADLVQAGAIALATPQEVAQEAEFIIVMVPDTPQVEDVLFRDQGIAAGVGPGKVVIDMSSISPSATKQFAEKIKESGAEYLDAPVSGGEVGAKAGSLSIMVGGSEAAFERALPLFQAMGKNITRVGENGDGQTAKVANQIIVALNIQAVAEALLFAAKNGADPAKVREALMGGFAGSKILEVHGERMIKGTFDPGFRISLHQKDLNLALAGARELGLNLPNTANAQQVFSTCAAIGGSGWDHSALIKGLEHMANFSIRKE; from the coding sequence ATGGCTAAGATCGGATTTATCGGCACCGGAATCATGGGCAAACCCATGGCAAGCAACCTGCAGAACGCAGGCCACCAACTGTTCCTTTCCGAACATCATGACAAGGCACCCGCCGACCTGGTGCAGGCCGGCGCCATCGCCCTGGCCACCCCGCAGGAAGTCGCGCAGGAGGCCGAGTTCATCATCGTCATGGTGCCGGATACGCCGCAGGTCGAGGACGTGCTGTTCCGCGACCAGGGCATCGCGGCTGGCGTCGGCCCGGGCAAGGTGGTGATCGACATGAGTTCGATCTCCCCCAGCGCCACCAAGCAGTTCGCCGAAAAGATCAAGGAGAGCGGCGCCGAATACCTCGACGCGCCGGTATCCGGCGGTGAAGTCGGCGCCAAGGCAGGCAGCCTGTCGATCATGGTCGGCGGCAGCGAAGCGGCCTTCGAGCGCGCCCTGCCGCTGTTCCAGGCGATGGGCAAGAACATCACCCGCGTCGGCGAGAACGGCGACGGCCAGACCGCCAAGGTGGCCAACCAGATCATCGTCGCGCTGAACATCCAGGCGGTCGCTGAGGCCCTGCTGTTCGCCGCGAAGAACGGCGCCGACCCGGCCAAGGTGCGCGAGGCGCTGATGGGCGGCTTCGCCGGCTCGAAGATTCTCGAAGTGCACGGCGAGCGCATGATCAAGGGCACCTTCGATCCGGGCTTCCGCATCAGCCTGCACCAGAAGGACCTCAACCTGGCGTTGGCCGGCGCCCGCGAGCTGGGCCTCAACCTGCCCAATACCGCCAACGCCCAGCAGGTGTTCAGCACCTGCGCGGCGATCGGCGGTAGCGGCTGGGACCATTCGGCGCTGATCAAGGGCCTGGAGCACATGGCCAACTTCTCGATCCGCAAGGAGTAA